The stretch of DNA TCCCGATATAAACCATCTGTTTTTGAACAACTAAAAAAATGCCCAAAGAAATAAAGAGATCACCTACACTAACAAGACTCATACCTAAAGGCAACAATGTAGGCACGGGAATGATATCGGCAAGAAATTTAAGTAGCGTTTCATTACCCATCGAAATGTGGATAAAATCAAATGATTGTTTTATTTTTAACGCAGCTTCCGGTGAGCCATACTTGGCTACAGTTTCCAGCGAAACGGGCATACCCCTGTTTAATGTTATAACCAAAAAATTTAACAAAATACCCAAACCCAGAACCGGAAAATATTTATTTTTAAGATTTAATATGATTCCTTCCATAAGTAATATATAGGAAAAAACCAAGATAAAAAAGGCAAAGTTTTTGCCAAGGTTAAAAACTGAAGCTATTTGAGGAAGAAAAAACTGCAAAAGAAAAGCCACTATAAATACCCAGGGAAGCCTAAAATTCCAATCCGCAAATCTTCTTAGGCTTCCCCCTCTTAACCATCCTATGAAAATTGATAAAATTAAAGTTTATAAAAGCATAGATTCATTTTAATGGGTAAAAGAGAAAGGGTAAAGAACATTCAGCATCCAGTCGTCAGCTGCCAGCCTCCAGCAAAACAAAATGAATAGAGAAATTATAGCGGAGAGCTTAGAGTATAGAGTGGAGAACAAAATAAGGGTAATGGGTAAGGTTAAAAGATGTGAGCAGCTTTCAGCTGCCAGGCACCAGGAAAATCAAAAAGAGCTTTGTTGTTAGGTTTATTTTTTAAAAACCCCGGTGGGTCGGACAAATCGAAACTTGAGGCCGCCCCGATGAAACGAGTGGAAGGCTGGAAAGCCCTCCAGAGGCGGGCAAGCGTACAAAGTGAGCGCCCGAGAATCTGTCTGAGCGCAAGCGAGTTATTCTCGGCCCGCCCGGAGCGAGTAAAGTCGCGGATACGGCCGAGTGTGGAGCATGTTCGACCCACAAAATAAAATCAATGGCTTCCTCCACCAACCAGCATCAAAAAAGCTCCGCGCATACGCGCGACATTCATTAAAACCCTTACAACTTTCGGGTCAAACAATAAACCACGATCTTTTTTTATCCTGTTAA from Candidatus Oleimmundimicrobium sp. encodes:
- a CDS encoding DUF5317 domain-containing protein, coding for MLSIFIGWLRGGSLRRFADWNFRLPWVFIVAFLLQFFLPQIASVFNLGKNFAFFILVFSYILLMEGIILNLKNKYFPVLGLGILLNFLVITLNRGMPVSLETVAKYGSPEAALKIKQSFDFIHISMGNETLLKFLADIIPVPTLLPLGMSLVSVGDLFISLGIFLVVQKQMVYIGKRRMKKAAPQGH